In Nitrospira sp., the following proteins share a genomic window:
- the glnA gene encoding type I glutamate--ammonia ligase: protein MNVREVLDFAKKNKVQVVDMKFVDLIGTWQHFTIPVSELTEGLFKDGSGLDGSSIRGWRAINNSDMLLVPDPATACMDPFCSVPTLSLIGNVVDPITREMYDRDPRFIAQKAEKYLQSTKIGDTSYWGPEAEFFIFDHARYDQTNHSAYYHIDSDEGVWNMGQEGVNLGGKIRHKEGYFPVPPTDTQQDIRTEMILEMEKAGIATEKHHHEVATAGQAEIDIRFDSLLRTADKMMMFKYIVKNVARRHGKTVTFMPKPIFGDNGSGMHTHQSIWKDGKPLFAGKEYAGVSQMCLHYIGGILKHAPALAAFTNPSTNSYKRLTPGFEAPVLLAYSSRNRSAGIRIPMYSPSPKAKRIEVRFPDPAANPYLAFAAMLMAGLDGIENKINPGEPAEKDLYDLEAKEAAKIRTMPGSLDEALNHLEKDHQFLLKGGVFSEDLIEAWIGYKRTKEVDTMRLRPHPYEFFLYYDV from the coding sequence ATGAACGTTCGTGAGGTGTTAGATTTTGCAAAGAAGAATAAGGTCCAGGTCGTGGACATGAAGTTCGTGGACCTGATCGGCACCTGGCAGCATTTTACGATTCCAGTCAGCGAGCTGACGGAAGGCCTGTTCAAGGACGGGTCCGGGCTCGACGGATCGTCGATTCGAGGCTGGAGGGCGATCAACAACAGCGACATGCTGCTCGTGCCGGACCCGGCAACCGCCTGCATGGATCCGTTTTGTTCAGTGCCCACCTTGAGCCTTATCGGCAATGTCGTCGATCCGATCACGCGTGAAATGTACGATCGCGATCCGCGGTTCATCGCCCAGAAGGCGGAGAAATATCTCCAGAGCACCAAGATCGGCGACACCTCCTATTGGGGACCGGAAGCCGAGTTTTTCATTTTCGATCATGCGCGGTATGACCAGACGAACCACAGTGCCTACTACCACATCGATTCCGACGAGGGCGTGTGGAATATGGGGCAGGAGGGCGTCAACCTGGGCGGAAAGATCCGCCACAAAGAAGGGTATTTCCCGGTTCCGCCGACCGATACGCAGCAGGACATCCGTACGGAAATGATTCTCGAGATGGAAAAGGCGGGCATCGCCACCGAGAAGCATCACCACGAAGTGGCCACGGCAGGCCAGGCTGAAATCGATATCCGCTTCGATAGCCTGCTGAGAACCGCGGACAAGATGATGATGTTCAAGTACATCGTCAAGAATGTGGCGCGTCGACACGGCAAGACGGTCACCTTCATGCCGAAGCCGATCTTCGGGGACAACGGATCGGGCATGCACACCCACCAGAGCATTTGGAAGGACGGCAAGCCGCTCTTCGCAGGGAAGGAATACGCCGGGGTTTCTCAGATGTGCCTGCACTACATCGGCGGTATCCTGAAGCATGCGCCCGCGCTGGCCGCCTTCACCAACCCGTCGACCAATTCATACAAGCGCCTGACGCCGGGTTTCGAAGCGCCGGTGTTGCTGGCCTATTCGAGCCGCAACCGGTCGGCTGGTATTCGTATTCCAATGTACTCCCCAAGCCCGAAGGCGAAGCGGATCGAAGTGCGTTTCCCTGATCCGGCCGCCAATCCGTACCTGGCCTTCGCCGCCATGCTCATGGCCGGCTTGGACGGGATCGAGAACAAGATCAACCCGGGAGAGCCGGCTGAGAAGGATCTGTACGATCTCGAAGCCAAGGAAGCGGCCAAGATTCGCACGATGCCTGGGAGTCTGGACGAGGCCCTGAACCATCTGGAGAAGGACCATCAGTTCCTGCTCAAGGGCGGGGTATTCAGCGAGGATCTCATCGAAGCCTGGATCGGCTACAAGCGCACCAAGGAAGTGGATACGATGCGGTTGCGGCCGCACCCGTACGAGTTCTTCCTGTATTATGACGTGTAG
- a CDS encoding formate/nitrite transporter family protein codes for MHTADHERIAGVAARKWSFFERSPGGYLILSALAGIYLGFGIALIFSVGGPLAAAASPVVKLVMGVSFGIALTLVIFAGSELFTGNNLIGTIGGLTRSLTWAQVIQLNAWSWLGNLAGSLGLAWLIVQSGVFAKGPTTDLIEKVASVKMSLPAWELFVRGILCNWLICLAVWMTGRTNNDTAKILLIFWCLFAFIGTGFEHSIANQSLLGMALFLPHDAAVSWGAFWYNQLFVVLGNLVGGGLFVGGLYWMVSPYRVSEARVAPVSQPVASVVAGS; via the coding sequence ATGCATACAGCGGATCACGAGCGGATCGCAGGGGTGGCAGCAAGGAAGTGGTCGTTTTTCGAACGGTCACCGGGCGGATATCTCATCCTTTCGGCTTTGGCCGGGATCTATCTCGGGTTTGGAATTGCGTTGATCTTCAGTGTGGGGGGACCGTTGGCGGCGGCCGCGTCTCCGGTGGTCAAGCTCGTGATGGGGGTGTCGTTCGGGATTGCGTTGACCCTCGTGATTTTCGCGGGGTCCGAGTTGTTTACCGGCAACAACCTCATCGGCACGATCGGTGGTCTGACAAGAAGTCTCACCTGGGCGCAAGTCATTCAACTGAATGCCTGGTCCTGGCTCGGCAATCTGGCGGGTTCGTTGGGGTTGGCCTGGCTCATTGTTCAATCGGGCGTGTTTGCCAAAGGGCCGACGACGGACCTGATCGAGAAAGTGGCCTCGGTCAAAATGTCGCTGCCTGCCTGGGAGTTGTTCGTGCGGGGCATTCTCTGCAATTGGCTGATCTGTCTGGCGGTCTGGATGACCGGGCGAACGAACAACGATACGGCGAAGATTCTCCTGATCTTCTGGTGCCTGTTTGCCTTCATCGGCACCGGGTTCGAGCATAGCATCGCCAATCAATCGTTGTTGGGTATGGCGTTGTTTCTGCCGCATGACGCGGCGGTGAGTTGGGGGGCCTTTTGGTACAACCAGCTCTTTGTCGTCCTGGGGAACCTGGTGGGCGGCGGGTTGTTTGTCGGGGGGCTCTACTGGATGGTGAGTCCCTATCGAGTGAGTGAGGCGAGGGTGGCACCGGTATCTCAACCGGTGGCGTCGGTGGTGGCAGGATCGTAA